The Fulvivirga ligni genome window below encodes:
- a CDS encoding DEAD/DEAH box helicase: MKFKELGLDDRLLEGIEAIGFSEATPVQEQAIPTILAGKDIIASAQTGTGKTAAFLLPVIHQILQKEPDHQIKALIIVPTRELAVQIDQQMEGLSYFTSVSSTAVYGGGDGQSFSREKSALTQGADVIIGTPGRLIAHLNLGYVKVSELQCLVLDEADRMLDMGFNDDLMKIISFLPKKRQNLLFSATMPNKIRDLAKKILHEPDEINIAISKPAERVAQAAFILYDNQKIPLAKFILQAKELQSVIIFCSTKSSAKQLSRELKALDFSVEDIHSDLDQTEREHVLRDFRNKKLKILVATDILSRGIDIEDIELVINYDVPNDGEDYIHRIGRTARAASKGVAFTFVNPKEQDKFYAIEQLLEQSIPKGKIPASIGEGPAYSPRTKSRGNKKKFYKKKRN; encoded by the coding sequence TTGAAATTTAAAGAGTTAGGTCTGGACGACCGCCTTTTAGAAGGAATAGAAGCCATAGGATTTAGTGAGGCTACCCCAGTTCAGGAACAAGCAATACCTACCATATTAGCAGGGAAAGATATTATAGCATCAGCTCAAACAGGAACGGGAAAAACAGCTGCCTTCTTATTACCAGTTATACATCAAATACTTCAAAAAGAGCCAGATCACCAGATCAAGGCTTTAATAATAGTACCAACCAGGGAGCTGGCTGTGCAAATAGATCAGCAGATGGAAGGTCTTTCTTACTTTACATCTGTAAGCTCTACCGCAGTTTATGGTGGGGGAGATGGTCAATCATTTAGCCGTGAAAAATCTGCTCTTACCCAAGGTGCTGATGTGATCATTGGTACTCCAGGACGACTCATTGCGCATTTGAACCTGGGTTATGTAAAGGTGAGTGAATTACAATGTCTGGTATTAGATGAAGCCGATAGAATGCTCGATATGGGTTTTAATGATGACCTGATGAAGATCATATCATTCTTACCTAAGAAAAGGCAAAACCTGCTTTTCTCAGCCACTATGCCTAATAAAATTAGAGACCTGGCCAAGAAGATTTTGCATGAGCCTGATGAAATTAACATAGCCATAAGTAAACCGGCAGAAAGAGTAGCTCAGGCAGCATTTATCCTTTATGATAATCAAAAGATACCTTTGGCTAAGTTTATACTTCAGGCTAAAGAGCTTCAAAGCGTAATCATATTCTGCAGTACAAAAAGTAGCGCTAAGCAGCTGAGTCGTGAACTGAAGGCATTAGACTTCTCTGTAGAAGACATTCATTCAGATCTTGATCAAACTGAAAGGGAGCATGTGCTTAGAGACTTTAGAAACAAGAAATTAAAGATTCTTGTGGCCACGGACATCCTAAGTAGAGGTATAGATATTGAAGATATTGAGCTGGTCATCAACTATGATGTACCTAATGATGGTGAAGACTATATTCACAGAATAGGTAGAACAGCTAGAGCCGCGTCTAAAGGTGTAGCATTTACGTTTGTTAATCCTAAGGAGCAAGATAAATTTTATGCTATAGAACAATTGCTGGAGCAATCAATACCAAAAGGGAAGATACCAGCTTCTATCGGAGAAGGGCCAGCCTACTCACCCCGAACCAAAAGTAGAGGGAATAAAAAGAAATTCTATAAAAAGAAGAGAAACTAA
- a CDS encoding HAD family hydrolase, whose amino-acid sequence MFEHLIFDCDGVLVDTEIVAAEVVCKVMNKYGDDISLDDYLTNCTGKQISVILNSLPEQYTKDVDLHQLMINCEEEIYEQLRPVVGMPDMVHELPLPKSVVSNSALWQVKKAIAHVQLEDVFEGRYFSAQMVKHPKPAPDVYLHASKTLDLSPEKCLVVEDSKAGVTAAVAAGMHVIGFVGASHILPGHAEALLEIGAKSIASNYKELQQIITDLVK is encoded by the coding sequence ATGTTTGAACATTTGATTTTTGATTGCGATGGAGTATTGGTCGATACCGAAATAGTAGCCGCTGAAGTAGTTTGTAAAGTAATGAATAAATATGGAGATGATATTTCTCTGGATGATTACCTTACTAATTGCACAGGAAAACAAATATCAGTGATATTGAATTCACTTCCAGAACAGTATACTAAGGATGTAGACCTGCATCAATTAATGATAAATTGTGAAGAGGAAATTTACGAGCAACTGAGGCCAGTTGTAGGTATGCCAGACATGGTACATGAACTACCTCTGCCAAAATCAGTTGTATCCAACAGCGCTTTATGGCAGGTAAAAAAAGCCATTGCCCATGTGCAATTGGAAGATGTATTTGAAGGGCGCTATTTTTCTGCACAAATGGTAAAGCACCCTAAGCCAGCTCCAGATGTTTATCTGCACGCCTCTAAAACGTTGGATTTAAGCCCGGAGAAATGTCTTGTGGTAGAAGATAGTAAAGCTGGTGTAACGGCAGCTGTCGCCGCAGGCATGCATGTTATAGGATTTGTAGGAGCAAGCCACATATTGCCAGGTCATGCTGAGGCTTTACTGGAAATTGGGGCTAAATCTATCGCATCAAATTATAAGGAATTGCAACAGATCATTACTGATCTGGTAAAATAA
- a CDS encoding PAS domain S-box protein, whose product MGKIKFTIGNKIFAGFFVLIFLFIINASIIFINGNKIDRVVNRSSEIIRPSKEAINDFILLVTKSKMLITNWVYLQSNVDDKKALENLHKYDYPQLKDRINNLKIEWEVDSQKTLIDSAFMEFEKLLAVEKDIMGQLVTFENYEDPLTKLLAEDAVDSQVIPLTASIIADLESVAQTQQSVTEESDADLKNAASQLRTITVITGVIIVFLSLLIAFVMARNITRPINYIRDIITKLGKGELVEEKNRKFSNDEIGEMAIAMDNLVTGLRSTTFFAENIGKGNYESDFAPLSEHDTLGNALIDMRNNLYRVAEEDKKRSWSTEGLAKFGDILRKNNDNIERLSDDIISNLVKYLGANQGGLYIIDEDVRSDEPYMVLTACYAWDKKKYIDQKVYKGEGLAGQVWLERDSIYLTEVPDNYIKITSGLGDSNPRSVLIVPLKVNDEIYGVVEVASFKDFHDYEKEFVEKIAESIASTVSSVKINAKTQKLLEESQEMTEQMRSQEEEMRQNMEELQATQEEMQRGQAEAESTMEAINMSVSTAEFDENGKILSVNRNFLELTGYTRDEILGEHHRIFVSKDDKASETYKQFWKDLSNGIPKEGEYKRLTKAGETKYFKENYAATRNRDGSVSKIMLFAYDVTEYKMADESI is encoded by the coding sequence ATGGGAAAAATAAAATTTACAATAGGAAATAAGATTTTTGCAGGCTTCTTTGTCCTTATTTTCCTGTTTATTATTAATGCTTCCATCATTTTTATTAACGGTAATAAAATTGATCGTGTAGTGAACAGATCATCTGAAATCATTAGACCTTCGAAAGAAGCCATTAATGATTTCATATTATTGGTTACAAAATCAAAGATGCTCATCACTAACTGGGTTTATCTTCAAAGTAACGTTGATGATAAAAAGGCATTAGAGAACCTTCATAAATATGATTATCCGCAGCTAAAGGATAGAATAAATAATCTTAAAATAGAGTGGGAGGTAGACAGTCAAAAAACTTTGATTGATTCTGCATTTATGGAGTTTGAGAAACTCTTGGCTGTAGAAAAAGACATCATGGGGCAATTAGTTACTTTTGAAAACTATGAAGACCCATTAACAAAATTACTTGCAGAAGATGCTGTAGATAGTCAGGTAATACCGCTTACAGCTTCTATCATTGCTGATTTAGAGAGTGTGGCTCAAACTCAGCAAAGTGTTACTGAAGAATCAGATGCAGATTTAAAAAACGCAGCCAGCCAACTTAGAACAATCACAGTAATTACCGGGGTCATTATCGTATTCCTAAGTTTACTCATTGCCTTTGTAATGGCACGGAATATTACCAGACCAATCAATTACATCAGGGATATCATTACTAAGCTTGGTAAAGGTGAGCTGGTTGAAGAAAAGAATAGAAAATTCAGTAATGATGAAATCGGTGAAATGGCCATAGCCATGGATAACCTCGTTACTGGTTTAAGATCCACAACATTTTTTGCCGAAAACATTGGTAAAGGTAATTATGAGTCAGACTTTGCTCCTTTAAGTGAGCACGATACTCTGGGTAACGCTCTGATAGACATGAGGAATAACCTTTACAGAGTAGCAGAGGAAGATAAGAAACGAAGCTGGTCTACAGAAGGTCTGGCTAAGTTTGGAGACATCCTTAGAAAGAATAATGACAATATTGAGAGACTTTCTGATGACATCATCAGCAACCTTGTGAAGTACTTAGGTGCTAACCAGGGTGGTCTTTACATTATTGATGAAGACGTTAGAAGTGACGAGCCATATATGGTATTAACAGCTTGTTACGCCTGGGATAAGAAAAAATATATAGATCAGAAAGTTTATAAAGGAGAAGGTCTTGCAGGTCAGGTGTGGTTAGAAAGAGATTCTATCTATCTTACCGAGGTACCTGATAACTATATAAAAATTACTTCTGGATTAGGTGATTCAAATCCAAGAAGTGTTTTGATAGTTCCATTGAAAGTAAATGACGAAATATACGGTGTAGTTGAAGTTGCCTCTTTCAAAGACTTCCATGATTATGAAAAAGAATTCGTAGAGAAGATCGCTGAAAGTATCGCTTCTACGGTTTCTTCCGTGAAGATTAACGCTAAAACTCAGAAGCTTCTTGAAGAATCTCAGGAAATGACTGAGCAAATGAGATCTCAGGAAGAAGAAATGCGTCAGAATATGGAGGAGCTTCAGGCTACTCAAGAAGAGATGCAACGTGGTCAGGCAGAAGCTGAAAGTACCATGGAGGCCATTAACATGTCCGTATCTACTGCAGAATTTGACGAGAATGGTAAGATACTTAGTGTAAACAGAAACTTCTTAGAGCTTACAGGATATACCAGAGATGAAATATTAGGTGAGCATCATAGAATATTCGTTTCTAAGGATGATAAGGCCTCAGAAACTTATAAGCAATTCTGGAAAGACCTTTCTAATGGAATCCCTAAAGAAGGTGAGTATAAGAGACTTACTAAAGCAGGGGAGACCAAATACTTCAAAGAGAATTATGCAGCCACAAGAAATCGTGATGGTTCGGTATCTAAAATTATGCTATTCGCATATGACGTTACCGAATACAAAATGGCTGACGAAAGTATCTAA
- a CDS encoding YfiR family protein, which translates to MKKHFLIGLFLLLSVVSFAQNYQAHAVYIYSFIRYVQWPSSSADGDFTIGVVGDSPITEYLQKMADVKKVGSRDIVIKNFTNINGLENCDLVFVSKEYTENFSVILGKLGRAHTLVITEKEGMGVAGSNINFVQKNGKLAFEINKSAMQRADLKVSSELTRLAILI; encoded by the coding sequence ATGAAGAAGCATTTTTTAATTGGTTTATTTCTACTTCTTAGTGTAGTCAGTTTTGCGCAAAATTATCAGGCACACGCCGTTTACATTTATAGCTTTATAAGGTATGTACAGTGGCCATCATCCTCTGCTGATGGAGACTTTACCATAGGCGTAGTGGGCGATTCTCCTATCACAGAATATTTGCAAAAGATGGCTGACGTTAAAAAAGTAGGATCAAGAGATATTGTGATAAAGAACTTCACCAATATTAACGGTCTTGAAAATTGTGATTTAGTGTTCGTTTCTAAAGAGTATACTGAGAATTTCTCAGTGATTTTAGGTAAATTAGGTAGAGCACACACTTTGGTGATTACAGAGAAAGAAGGAATGGGTGTGGCAGGTAGTAACATCAACTTTGTGCAGAAAAATGGTAAGCTTGCATTTGAAATTAACAAGTCAGCCATGCAACGAGCAGACCTGAAAGTATCTTCAGAACTGACACGATTAGCTATTTTAATATAG
- the msrB gene encoding peptide-methionine (R)-S-oxide reductase MsrB, with protein sequence MNYEINKTAEEWKKELSPEEYRVLREKGTERAFTGDLWDNHKDGVYYCAACHLELFSSKTKFESGTGWPSFYKPLDENSIAIVKDTSLGMTREEVVCSRCGGHLGHVFPDGPEPTGLRYCLNSVALDFEEK encoded by the coding sequence ATGAACTATGAGATAAATAAAACGGCCGAGGAGTGGAAAAAGGAATTGAGTCCTGAGGAATACCGAGTATTGAGAGAAAAGGGCACAGAAAGGGCCTTCACAGGCGATCTCTGGGATAATCACAAGGACGGCGTTTACTACTGTGCAGCTTGTCATTTAGAGCTTTTCAGCAGCAAAACTAAGTTTGAGTCCGGTACGGGATGGCCTAGTTTTTATAAGCCCTTAGACGAAAATAGTATAGCTATCGTAAAGGATACGAGCTTGGGTATGACTCGCGAAGAAGTAGTTTGTAGTCGCTGTGGTGGGCATTTAGGTCATGTATTTCCTGATGGCCCGGAGCCAACCGGATTGAGATATTGCCTTAACTCTGTGGCTTTAGATTTCGAAGAAAAATAA
- a CDS encoding polysaccharide deacetylase family protein produces the protein MKDKKFLLIRSCILLLIGALFQFSCQPSESKSSETQHNEVVNNDLKKSVTCFVYHRFGNEKYPSTNIDIQTFEQHLRYLKEHDFTVLTLSEAVDYLKNDTPSQKVAVLTVDDGYKTFKSGALPVLKKYDFKATLFVNTETVGGSSYLNWDDLKEVSDAGIEIGNHTHSHAYFLNYEEAIRYKNFESDVMKAQNLFQKHLNVKPVTFAYPYGEYDEAMKEIVKEMGFEAAVAQNSGVMNSQADFYAIPRFPMASSYAELKNFTEKANMQTIFLSDADNAEHVVSDNPPKMSLSFDKANYQLKNLQCFIQGGSCDLNINDQDSIVTVSIKSNSSLQRRRTLYTITVPDQDGKWHWISHLWVIPSIKE, from the coding sequence ATGAAGGACAAAAAATTCTTATTGATTAGATCCTGTATTCTTCTTCTCATTGGTGCACTCTTTCAATTTAGTTGCCAGCCTTCAGAATCTAAATCATCTGAAACACAACATAATGAGGTGGTCAACAATGACCTCAAAAAGTCAGTCACGTGTTTCGTCTATCACCGGTTTGGCAATGAAAAATATCCTTCAACCAATATCGATATTCAAACTTTTGAACAGCATCTGAGATACCTGAAAGAGCATGACTTTACTGTACTTACACTTAGCGAAGCAGTTGATTATCTAAAGAATGACACACCATCTCAAAAAGTAGCCGTTCTTACTGTAGATGATGGTTATAAAACCTTTAAGTCTGGGGCTTTGCCTGTGTTAAAGAAATATGATTTTAAAGCCACCTTATTCGTGAATACTGAAACCGTAGGAGGGAGCAGCTATTTGAATTGGGATGATCTTAAAGAAGTAAGTGACGCAGGTATTGAAATTGGGAACCACACGCATTCTCATGCATACTTTCTAAACTATGAAGAAGCTATACGTTACAAAAACTTTGAATCAGATGTGATGAAAGCGCAAAATCTATTTCAAAAGCACCTAAATGTTAAGCCAGTAACCTTTGCCTATCCTTATGGCGAATATGATGAAGCTATGAAGGAAATCGTTAAGGAAATGGGTTTTGAGGCAGCAGTAGCACAAAACTCAGGAGTCATGAATTCTCAGGCAGACTTTTACGCCATCCCCAGATTCCCAATGGCAAGTAGCTACGCTGAGCTAAAGAATTTCACTGAAAAGGCGAATATGCAAACCATATTCTTATCTGACGCCGATAATGCTGAACATGTTGTTTCAGATAATCCTCCGAAGATGAGCCTATCATTTGACAAGGCTAATTATCAACTAAAAAACCTCCAGTGCTTCATACAAGGAGGTTCTTGTGATCTGAATATTAACGATCAGGATTCTATTGTTACCGTATCGATTAAAAGTAATTCATCATTACAAAGAAGAAGAACCCTTTACACCATCACAGTGCCAGACCAAGATGGTAAGTGGCACTGGATTAGTCATTTATGGGTAATTCCTTCTATTAAAGAATAA
- a CDS encoding glucosaminidase domain-containing protein, giving the protein MLNPKFKITLLFLALAVLMSSFSCEDDPRVKPAFKIVQKASDIAPIDGKWVKPVIYFNEFNFDNLSLKKKKQKFIAMLLPSVLQVKHNMAIDRQRVGDIIWKIEQEEDISATDSTFLKAYMNDFKAKDPKDLYNRLATHPTSLVLAQAAIESGWGSSRFFTEGNNIFGIWSYDADEDRMKALHDRGEKSIFVRSYSDINGSIEDYFNMLARSKAYSSFRKERAKIDDPLKLSYFLKNYSELRYTYVSRLNMVIKKNNLTQYDTTKLDPAYYYEGQKILID; this is encoded by the coding sequence ATGCTCAATCCGAAGTTTAAAATTACCCTTCTATTTCTGGCTCTGGCTGTTTTAATGTCCTCTTTTTCATGTGAAGATGACCCAAGGGTAAAGCCTGCATTTAAGATTGTACAAAAGGCCAGCGACATTGCGCCTATAGATGGGAAATGGGTAAAACCAGTGATTTATTTTAATGAATTCAATTTTGATAATCTCTCGCTCAAGAAGAAAAAGCAAAAGTTCATAGCCATGCTTTTGCCCTCAGTTTTACAAGTTAAACATAATATGGCCATTGATCGTCAAAGGGTAGGGGACATCATCTGGAAGATAGAGCAAGAGGAAGACATTTCAGCTACTGATTCTACATTCCTGAAGGCTTATATGAATGATTTTAAAGCTAAAGACCCAAAAGATCTTTATAACAGGTTAGCGACACACCCCACCAGCTTGGTATTAGCACAAGCCGCCATTGAGAGTGGCTGGGGCAGCTCCAGATTCTTTACCGAGGGAAATAACATTTTTGGAATATGGTCTTATGATGCTGATGAAGACAGAATGAAGGCGCTGCACGATAGAGGAGAAAAGTCCATTTTTGTAAGAAGCTATTCTGACATTAACGGCTCCATTGAAGACTACTTTAACATGCTAGCTCGCTCAAAGGCATATAGCAGTTTTAGAAAGGAAAGGGCAAAAATCGATGATCCGCTGAAGTTAAGCTATTTCTTAAAGAACTATTCTGAGCTTAGATACACCTATGTTTCCAGGCTAAATATGGTAATTAAAAAGAACAACCTGACCCAATACGATACTACAAAACTGGACCCCGCATATTATTATGAAGGACAAAAAATTCTTATTGATTAG
- the lhgO gene encoding L-2-hydroxyglutarate oxidase codes for MKYDIVIIGAGIVGLATALKLKNKRPELKLLVLDKEEQIAQHQTGHNSGVIHSGLYYKPGSLKATNCINGYNQLLDFCTKEEIRFELCGKIVVATSDEEIPLMNNLHVRGEQNGLTDLKILGKEELKEYEPHVNGVAGIYVPQTGIIDYKQVAERYALRIKEKGGEINLGEKVIDIKTSETGCTVVSNKSSYDTKLVVNCAGLYSDKVAQFTQQKIDVRIIPFRGEYYELNPEKQYLVKNLIYPVPDPNFPFLGVHFTRMINGGIEAGPNAVLAFRREGYSKSKINLKELTESLMWPGFQKVAKKYWKTGMGEMYRSFSKVAFTKALQKLMPDIEEKDLVPGGAGVRAQACDRNGGLIDDFLILENEYAVNVCNAPSPAATSSLSIGETVSELVLKRF; via the coding sequence TTGAAGTACGATATTGTTATTATTGGAGCCGGTATTGTAGGCCTTGCCACGGCTTTAAAATTAAAAAATAAAAGACCTGAATTAAAACTTTTAGTCCTGGATAAGGAAGAGCAAATAGCTCAGCATCAGACAGGACATAATAGCGGAGTAATTCACTCTGGTCTGTATTATAAGCCAGGTAGCCTGAAAGCTACAAATTGCATAAATGGCTATAATCAGCTGCTTGATTTCTGTACTAAGGAAGAGATTCGCTTTGAGCTTTGTGGTAAAATTGTGGTGGCTACTTCTGATGAGGAAATACCTCTGATGAACAACCTTCATGTGAGAGGTGAACAGAATGGATTAACCGATTTAAAAATTCTAGGTAAGGAGGAGTTAAAAGAATACGAGCCTCATGTGAATGGTGTGGCAGGTATTTATGTGCCTCAGACGGGAATTATTGACTATAAACAGGTTGCTGAGCGATATGCCTTGAGGATAAAGGAAAAAGGTGGCGAGATCAACCTTGGCGAGAAAGTTATTGATATTAAAACCTCAGAAACAGGATGCACTGTAGTTAGTAATAAGAGTAGCTATGACACCAAGCTGGTGGTAAACTGTGCCGGTCTTTATTCTGATAAGGTGGCTCAATTCACTCAGCAAAAGATAGATGTTCGAATTATTCCTTTTAGAGGTGAATATTATGAACTGAACCCTGAAAAACAATATCTGGTAAAAAACCTCATTTACCCTGTTCCTGATCCTAACTTCCCTTTCCTGGGTGTTCATTTTACCAGAATGATCAACGGAGGAATTGAGGCAGGTCCTAATGCCGTACTCGCCTTTAGAAGAGAAGGTTATAGTAAGAGTAAGATCAATTTAAAGGAGCTCACAGAGTCATTGATGTGGCCTGGTTTCCAGAAGGTAGCTAAAAAATACTGGAAGACTGGTATGGGTGAAATGTACAGATCTTTTTCAAAGGTAGCTTTTACCAAAGCATTACAAAAGCTTATGCCGGATATTGAGGAGAAAGATCTTGTGCCTGGAGGCGCTGGAGTAAGGGCACAAGCTTGCGATAGAAATGGTGGGCTTATTGATGATTTTCTTATATTAGAAAACGAGTATGCTGTGAATGTGTGTAATGCACCATCACCTGCGGCTACATCATCACTTTCTATAGGTGAAACTGTTTCAGAGTTAGTTTTAAAAAGATTTTAA
- a CDS encoding rhodanese-like domain-containing protein: MKEITVQELKAMMDSGEDFQLIDVREPHEYEIANIDGELIPRDEQPDAGDKIARGKKVVVHCRSGARSAQAIRYWANKYGIDNLYNLKGGILAWSDEIDSSVAKY, translated from the coding sequence ATGAAAGAAATTACCGTACAAGAATTAAAGGCCATGATGGATTCTGGTGAGGATTTCCAACTTATAGATGTAAGAGAACCACATGAGTATGAGATAGCTAACATTGATGGAGAATTGATTCCCAGAGATGAGCAGCCAGATGCAGGTGATAAAATAGCCAGAGGCAAGAAAGTGGTAGTGCATTGCCGAAGTGGGGCTAGAAGTGCACAGGCTATCAGATATTGGGCTAACAAATATGGCATAGACAATCTCTACAACCTTAAAGGAGGAATATTAGCATGGTCTGATGAGATTGATTCATCTGTAGCAAAATATTAA
- a CDS encoding PepSY-like domain-containing protein, producing the protein MNTIKILLNVLLFVSISACSQAQGDIPKEVKEAFEKKYPSHKDVEWNVDDHGFYEADFKLDGEKYRADFEKSGVWVETENSIKYDDLPDVVKDVIKEGYDKDEITEIEHVQNAEKGEFFDVEFKRKGKNKDVMITPSGKIIH; encoded by the coding sequence ATGAATACCATAAAAATACTATTAAATGTTCTTCTTTTTGTCTCCATCTCGGCTTGTAGCCAGGCTCAAGGAGATATTCCTAAGGAAGTTAAAGAGGCATTTGAAAAGAAATACCCTTCACATAAAGATGTGGAATGGAATGTAGATGATCACGGCTTTTATGAGGCTGATTTTAAGCTAGATGGAGAGAAATATCGTGCTGATTTTGAGAAGTCAGGTGTTTGGGTTGAAACTGAAAATAGCATTAAATATGATGATCTTCCAGATGTGGTGAAGGATGTTATCAAAGAAGGGTATGACAAAGATGAAATCACTGAGATAGAGCATGTTCAAAATGCGGAGAAAGGAGAATTCTTCGATGTCGAATTCAAAAGAAAAGGTAAAAATAAAGATGTGATGATTACGCCAAGTGGTAAAATCATTCACTAA
- a CDS encoding serine hydrolase domain-containing protein, translating into MTRIFKTIIYMILVVVLVYGITYAWRAFPIISGYGAKNLCSCAYVSGREADSVINNELGSFPLSLGSFEIDNSDSSAYGSVFGLARRKAIYRKGFGCTLISEISEQAVRGQKEPHLSFQALSKVKAWPFGDAVNYEDSTINFTKLNAAIDEAFLEDNPEKPKNTRAIVVVHHGKVIGEKYAPGFDETTPQLGWSMTKSITNALIGILVKQDKLDIYEPAPIAKWKREDDERQKITIDQLLRMSSGLKWEENYAGPSTATNMLFKEASMGEYASSFPAEKTPDTEWYYSSGTSNILSMIVRETTGNNYYNFVHKELFSALGMTSAVLEPDASGTYVGSSYMYATPRDWAKFGLLYLNDGIWNGKRILPEGWAKYSSTPTPTAPNGEYGAHFWTNAGAPGNPSTRYYPDAPVNMYSLNGYDGQRVFILPDQDMIIVRLGLSKRGNFDFNELVKSVVESVRTE; encoded by the coding sequence ATGACTAGAATTTTTAAGACCATCATCTACATGATATTGGTGGTGGTATTAGTATATGGTATTACATATGCATGGAGAGCTTTCCCTATTATCAGCGGTTATGGCGCCAAGAACCTATGTAGCTGTGCTTATGTATCTGGCAGAGAGGCAGATTCTGTAATAAATAATGAATTAGGCTCATTTCCATTATCCTTGGGTTCCTTCGAAATTGACAATTCTGATTCTTCAGCATATGGATCTGTTTTTGGATTGGCCAGGCGTAAGGCTATTTATAGAAAAGGATTTGGTTGTACGCTAATCTCTGAGATATCAGAGCAAGCTGTACGAGGCCAAAAAGAACCCCATTTATCGTTCCAGGCACTGTCAAAAGTTAAAGCATGGCCCTTCGGAGATGCAGTAAACTATGAGGATTCCACTATTAATTTCACCAAGCTAAATGCAGCAATAGATGAGGCTTTCCTCGAAGATAACCCGGAAAAACCTAAAAATACTCGGGCAATAGTAGTTGTTCATCATGGCAAAGTGATAGGAGAGAAGTATGCTCCTGGTTTTGATGAAACTACACCACAATTAGGTTGGTCCATGACCAAAAGCATTACAAATGCGCTGATCGGCATTTTGGTAAAGCAAGATAAGCTGGATATCTATGAACCTGCGCCCATTGCAAAATGGAAAAGGGAAGATGACGAAAGGCAAAAAATCACCATTGACCAGCTACTTAGAATGAGTAGCGGATTAAAGTGGGAAGAAAACTATGCGGGTCCTAGCACTGCGACTAATATGCTATTTAAAGAAGCAAGTATGGGAGAATATGCTTCATCTTTTCCTGCTGAAAAAACTCCTGATACTGAGTGGTATTATAGTAGTGGCACCTCCAACATTCTTTCTATGATTGTTAGAGAAACTACCGGCAATAATTATTACAATTTTGTACATAAAGAGCTTTTCTCAGCCTTGGGTATGACCAGTGCAGTACTGGAGCCAGATGCATCAGGCACTTATGTAGGTTCATCTTACATGTATGCCACACCTAGAGACTGGGCTAAATTTGGCTTACTATATTTAAATGATGGTATATGGAATGGGAAAAGGATATTGCCGGAAGGTTGGGCAAAATATTCATCCACACCTACGCCGACGGCACCTAATGGTGAATATGGTGCGCATTTTTGGACTAATGCTGGTGCCCCCGGAAATCCGAGCACCAGATACTATCCAGATGCTCCAGTAAATATGTACAGCCTAAATGGGTATGATGGTCAGAGAGTATTTATTCTTCCAGATCAGGACATGATCATTGTAAGACTAGGGCTTTCTAAGAGAGGTAATTTCGACTTTAATGAACTGGTGAAATCAGTGGTTGAAAGTGTAAGAACAGAATAA
- a CDS encoding YwbE family protein yields the protein MDGRHRENVKPGLSVGIVLKQDQRSGNITDGVVKDLLTNSKFHPHGIKVRLEDGSVGRVKHINEE from the coding sequence ATGGACGGAAGACATAGAGAAAATGTAAAGCCTGGTTTGAGTGTAGGTATTGTGTTGAAGCAAGATCAACGATCAGGCAATATTACGGATGGTGTGGTAAAGGACCTTCTTACTAATTCCAAATTTCATCCACATGGCATAAAAGTGAGGTTGGAAGACGGATCCGTTGGCAGAGTGAAACATATAAACGAAGAATGA